In Comamonadaceae bacterium OS-1, a single window of DNA contains:
- the recQ gene encoding ATP-dependent DNA helicase RecQ — MSSTPLAILRETFGYEQFRGPQQAIVEHVVAGGDALVLMPTGGGKSLCYQIPAIARQMAGQGVTIVISPLIALMHDQVGALHEAGVSAAFLNSTLSFAEALDVERRLMRGEITMLYAAPERINTPRFLDQLDELLARGQLSLFAIDEVHCVSQWGHDFRPEYRALTVLHQRYASVPRIALTATADALTRADIVERLQLEDAQHFVSSFDRPNIRYTIVEKKDATQQLLRFIQREHAGADFQDAGVVYCQSRKRVEEVAQTLVENGINALPYHAGLDTKLRQTHQDRFLREEGIVMVATIAFGMGIDKPDVRFVAHLDMPKNIEGYYQETGRAGRDGLPAAAWMVYGLQDVVNQRRMIDESPASEEFKQVMRGKLDALLGLAEATDCRRVRLLKYFGETSHACGNCDNCLEPPQVWDGTEAARKLLSTIYRIQQMSGITFGAGHIMDILRGKTTDKVNQFNHGSLSTFGLGTDYSELQLRGVLRQLIAIGAVAVQGEYNTLGLTEGSRAVLKGEVPLMLRASVSGPAERKPRREKSTAKSAAKSAVVAALDDSAQARFTALKAWRAEVAREHNLPAYVIFHDATLAAIAAIDPRSLGDLEGVSGIGAKKLEAYGEAVLGVCVAA, encoded by the coding sequence TTGTCCTCGACTCCCCTCGCCATCCTGCGTGAAACCTTTGGCTACGAGCAGTTTCGTGGGCCGCAACAAGCCATCGTGGAGCATGTGGTGGCCGGGGGCGATGCGCTGGTGCTGATGCCCACCGGCGGTGGCAAGTCGCTGTGTTACCAGATTCCAGCGATTGCGCGGCAGATGGCGGGGCAAGGGGTGACCATCGTGATTTCGCCGCTGATTGCGCTGATGCACGACCAGGTGGGGGCGCTGCACGAGGCAGGGGTGTCGGCGGCGTTTTTGAATTCCACGCTGAGCTTTGCCGAGGCGCTGGACGTGGAGCGCCGCTTGATGCGTGGCGAGATCACCATGCTGTACGCCGCGCCCGAGCGCATCAACACGCCGCGCTTTCTGGACCAGCTCGACGAGCTGCTGGCGCGCGGCCAGCTGAGCCTGTTTGCGATTGACGAGGTGCATTGCGTAAGCCAGTGGGGCCACGACTTCCGCCCCGAATACCGGGCGCTGACGGTGCTGCACCAGCGCTACGCCAGCGTGCCGCGCATTGCGCTCACCGCCACGGCCGACGCGCTGACCCGGGCCGACATCGTGGAGCGGCTGCAGCTGGAAGATGCGCAGCACTTCGTCAGCAGCTTTGACCGGCCCAACATCCGCTACACCATCGTCGAGAAGAAAGATGCCACCCAGCAGCTGCTGCGCTTCATCCAGCGCGAGCATGCGGGGGCGGATTTCCAGGATGCCGGGGTGGTGTACTGCCAGTCGCGCAAACGGGTGGAAGAGGTGGCGCAGACCCTGGTAGAGAACGGCATCAACGCCCTGCCGTACCACGCCGGGCTGGACACCAAACTGCGCCAAACGCACCAGGACCGATTTCTGCGCGAAGAGGGCATTGTGATGGTGGCCACCATCGCCTTTGGCATGGGTATCGACAAGCCGGACGTGCGTTTTGTGGCGCACCTGGACATGCCGAAAAACATCGAAGGCTACTACCAGGAGACGGGCCGGGCCGGGCGCGACGGCCTGCCGGCGGCCGCGTGGATGGTCTACGGCCTGCAGGACGTGGTGAACCAACGCCGCATGATCGACGAGAGCCCCGCCAGCGAAGAATTCAAGCAGGTGATGCGCGGCAAGCTGGACGCGCTGCTGGGCCTGGCCGAAGCCACGGACTGCCGCCGGGTACGGCTGTTGAAATACTTTGGGGAAACCTCCCACGCGTGCGGTAATTGCGACAACTGCCTGGAGCCACCGCAGGTGTGGGACGGCACCGAGGCGGCGCGCAAGCTGCTGTCCACCATCTACCGCATCCAGCAGATGAGCGGCATCACCTTTGGCGCGGGCCACATCATGGACATTTTGCGGGGCAAGACCACCGACAAGGTGAACCAGTTCAACCACGGCAGCCTCAGCACCTTTGGCCTGGGCACGGACTACAGCGAGCTGCAATTGCGCGGCGTGCTGCGCCAGCTGATCGCCATCGGCGCGGTGGCGGTGCAGGGCGAATACAACACCCTGGGCCTGACCGAAGGCTCGCGCGCGGTGCTCAAGGGCGAGGTGCCGCTGATGCTGCGCGCCTCCGTCTCCGGCCCGGCAGAGCGCAAACCCCGGCGCGAGAAATCCACGGCCAAGTCTGCGGCCAAATCGGCGGTGGTGGCGGCGCTGGACGACAGCGCCCAAGCCCGCTTCACTGCCCTGAAAGCCTGGCGCGCCGAAGTCGCCCGCGAGCACAACCTGCCCGCCTACGTGATCTTCCACGACGCGACCCTGGCCGCGATTGCCGCCATCGACCCGCGCAGCCTGGGCGACCTGGAGGGCGTGAGCGGCATTGGGGCGAAGAAGCTGGAGGCCTATGGCGAGGCGGTGCTGGGGGTGTGCGTGGCGGCGTAG
- the rhaS_4 gene encoding HTH-type transcriptional activator RhaS, whose product MLPSTPIGLYQEICDVIARHWQGNQAATALPRVRLVRADAPTLPVAVVYQPILYIVAQGAKRVLLGESVVEYRAGQCLLVSVDLPVTGAVVQASPEEPYLAFALALDMAALADMLLALPNQPPGAPSPGLAVSPVTPDLLDAVLRLLRLLDTPAHIPMLAPLIEREILYRLLTGAQAPMLRQIALAHSHLAHIGRAIAWIRSHFAEPLRIATVAEQVHMTASTFHRHFKAVTAMSPLQYQKQIRLQEARRLLLAGQADAASIGFAVGYESPSQFSREYARLFGQPPVRDAVRLRSMGPLQEV is encoded by the coding sequence ATGTTGCCGTCCACGCCCATCGGGCTTTATCAGGAAATTTGCGATGTGATTGCACGGCACTGGCAGGGCAACCAGGCCGCCACGGCTCTGCCACGCGTACGGCTGGTGCGGGCGGACGCGCCCACCTTGCCCGTGGCCGTGGTCTACCAGCCGATTCTGTACATCGTGGCCCAGGGGGCCAAGCGGGTGTTGCTGGGCGAGTCGGTGGTGGAGTACCGCGCCGGGCAGTGCCTGCTGGTGTCGGTGGACCTGCCGGTGACCGGGGCGGTGGTGCAGGCCAGCCCGGAGGAGCCCTATCTGGCCTTCGCGCTCGCGCTGGACATGGCGGCCCTGGCCGACATGTTGCTGGCCTTGCCGAACCAGCCCCCGGGTGCCCCGTCGCCCGGCTTGGCCGTCAGCCCGGTCACGCCCGACCTGCTGGATGCCGTGCTGCGCCTGCTGCGGCTGCTGGACACCCCGGCCCACATCCCCATGCTGGCCCCGCTGATTGAAAGGGAAATCCTGTACCGTCTGCTCACCGGCGCGCAGGCCCCCATGCTGCGCCAGATCGCCCTGGCCCACAGCCACCTGGCCCACATTGGTCGCGCCATCGCCTGGATCCGCAGCCACTTTGCCGAGCCGCTGCGCATCGCCACGGTGGCAGAGCAGGTGCACATGACCGCCTCCACCTTCCACCGCCATTTCAAAGCCGTTACCGCCATGAGCCCGCTGCAGTACCAAAAGCAGATCCGCCTGCAGGAAGCCCGTCGCCTGCTGCTGGCGGGCCAGGCCGACGCGGCCAGCATCGGCTTTGCCGTGGGCTATGAAAGCCCGTCCCAGTTCAGCCGCGAGTACGCCCGGCTGTTCGGCCAGCCGCCGGTGCGGGATGCCGTACGCCTACGCAGCATGGGGCCGTTGCAGGAGGTGTGA
- the abaF gene encoding fosfomycin resistance protein AbaF, translating into MTFTEPELRPHGPARAPAKAAWAAWVGSALEYYDFFLYGTAAALVFGPVFFPMVDSRLQHVAAFATFGMGYVARPLGAVVLGHLGDRHGRKPVLSLTLVLMGASTFLIGLLPGHAQIGMAAPVLLVVLRLLQGFSVAAEHAGANAMTLEHAPAHRRGFYASLSLSGTAFGFVLASLVFLPVAALPQADMLAWGWRIPFLLSVVVVLAGLWVRRAVPESPVFAVERARFQDAPLPILDLFRCHRVAVLRVALAALVTVVSTVSGVFLLAYAVNTMGMPRQDMLVLMLLGSVLALFAAPAWAWLADRVGRRPVFIAGALGSAALTWPLLWAVSQAEMQAVFWLGLLLTGVAYSAANGIAPALYGEMFDTRVRLSGMAIGTQIGVALSGFAPSVCAALIAEGPHAWPWVAGLVTLVCTVAAGAVFTAPETRNVPTQLLGRRSGTVASLP; encoded by the coding sequence ATGACCTTCACCGAACCGGAATTGCGCCCCCATGGCCCTGCGCGCGCGCCCGCCAAGGCGGCCTGGGCCGCGTGGGTCGGCAGCGCGCTGGAGTATTACGACTTCTTTCTTTACGGCACGGCGGCCGCGTTGGTGTTCGGCCCGGTGTTCTTCCCGATGGTCGACTCCCGCCTGCAGCACGTCGCCGCATTCGCCACCTTCGGCATGGGCTACGTGGCCCGCCCGCTCGGCGCCGTGGTGCTGGGCCACCTGGGCGACCGGCATGGCCGCAAGCCCGTGTTGAGTCTGACCCTGGTGCTGATGGGTGCGTCCACGTTCCTGATCGGCTTGCTGCCCGGCCACGCGCAGATCGGCATGGCGGCACCGGTGCTGCTCGTCGTGTTGCGCCTGCTACAGGGGTTCTCGGTGGCCGCCGAGCATGCGGGCGCCAATGCCATGACGCTGGAGCACGCACCGGCGCACCGGCGCGGCTTCTACGCCAGCCTCTCGCTCAGCGGCACGGCGTTCGGCTTCGTGCTGGCCTCGCTGGTGTTCCTGCCGGTCGCGGCGCTGCCGCAGGCGGACATGCTGGCCTGGGGCTGGCGCATCCCGTTCTTGCTAAGCGTGGTCGTCGTGCTGGCCGGGCTGTGGGTGCGGCGCGCGGTGCCCGAGTCGCCGGTGTTCGCCGTGGAGCGTGCAAGGTTTCAGGACGCACCTTTGCCCATCCTGGACCTGTTTCGGTGCCACCGTGTCGCCGTGCTGCGCGTGGCGTTGGCCGCGCTAGTGACCGTGGTGAGCACGGTGTCCGGCGTGTTCCTGCTGGCGTACGCGGTCAACACCATGGGCATGCCGCGCCAGGACATGCTGGTGCTGATGCTGCTGGGCAGCGTGCTGGCCCTGTTCGCCGCCCCGGCCTGGGCCTGGCTGGCCGACCGGGTAGGGCGCCGGCCGGTGTTCATCGCCGGCGCGCTGGGTTCGGCCGCGCTGACCTGGCCGCTGCTGTGGGCCGTCAGCCAGGCCGAGATGCAGGCGGTGTTCTGGCTCGGCTTGCTGCTGACCGGTGTGGCCTACAGCGCGGCCAACGGCATCGCGCCGGCCCTGTACGGCGAGATGTTCGACACCCGCGTGCGGCTCTCGGGCATGGCCATCGGCACGCAGATCGGCGTGGCCTTGAGCGGCTTTGCGCCCAGCGTGTGTGCGGCGTTGATTGCGGAAGGGCCGCATGCCTGGCCGTGGGTGGCGGGTCTGGTCACGCTCGTATGCACCGTCGCAGCCGGCGCGGTGTTCACCGCGCCGGAGACCCGGAACGTGCCGACACAGTTGTTGGGCCGCAGGAGTGGAACGGTGGCATCGTTGCCATAG
- the iolG_5 gene encoding inositol 2-dehydrogenase/D-chiro-inositol 3-dehydrogenase produces the protein MQKVRWGVLSTAKIGMEKVTPALMRSQWCDVQAIASRALPSARAAADKLGIPTAYGSYEELLADPTIEAIYNPLPNDLHVPMTLAAARAGKHVLCEKPMALNATEAAQLREVAGQVHIMEAFMVRFHPQWLRTRALVQSGALGERCAVQAWFSYFNRNPDNIRNVVAKGGGALFDIGCYPIVAGRFLFDAEPLRVMALADMDPEFGVDRMFSALLDFGGGRQLNFTVSTQSTPYQRVQVVGTQQRVEIEIPFNAPQGEATRIFIDNGKALGGASATVETFAPCDQYSLEGDAFSLAIRGEAPLQYGVEDAIQNMRIIDALFASQRSGQWEVLGKI, from the coding sequence ATGCAAAAAGTACGCTGGGGTGTGTTGAGTACCGCCAAGATTGGCATGGAAAAGGTCACCCCGGCGCTGATGCGCAGCCAGTGGTGCGATGTGCAGGCGATTGCCTCGCGCGCCCTGCCTTCGGCCCGTGCCGCCGCCGACAAGCTGGGCATTCCCACCGCCTACGGCTCCTACGAAGAGCTGCTGGCCGACCCCACCATCGAGGCCATCTACAACCCCCTGCCCAACGACCTGCACGTGCCCATGACCCTGGCGGCGGCGCGCGCGGGCAAGCATGTGCTGTGCGAAAAGCCCATGGCCTTGAACGCCACCGAGGCGGCGCAGCTGCGCGAAGTGGCGGGCCAAGTGCACATCATGGAAGCCTTCATGGTGCGTTTCCATCCGCAGTGGCTGCGCACCCGCGCGCTGGTGCAAAGCGGGGCTTTGGGCGAGCGCTGCGCGGTGCAGGCCTGGTTCTCGTACTTCAACCGCAACCCGGACAACATCCGCAACGTAGTGGCAAAGGGCGGCGGTGCGCTGTTCGACATCGGCTGCTACCCCATCGTGGCCGGACGCTTTCTGTTCGATGCCGAGCCGCTGCGCGTGATGGCGCTGGCCGACATGGACCCCGAGTTTGGCGTGGACCGCATGTTCAGCGCGCTGCTGGATTTTGGCGGCGGCCGCCAGCTCAACTTCACCGTCTCCACCCAGTCCACGCCTTACCAGCGCGTGCAGGTGGTGGGCACGCAGCAGCGGGTAGAGATCGAGATCCCATTCAACGCGCCGCAGGGCGAGGCGACCCGCATCTTCATCGACAACGGCAAAGCCCTGGGCGGTGCCAGCGCCACGGTGGAGACCTTTGCCCCCTGTGACCAGTACAGCCTGGAAGGCGATGCCTTCTCGCTGGCGATCCGGGGCGAGGCCCCGCTGCAGTACGGCGTGGAAGACGCGATCCAGAACATGCGCATCATCGATGCGCTGTTTGCCTCGCAGCGCAGCGGCCAGTGGGAAGTGCTGGGAAAAATCTAA
- the hcaB_2 gene encoding 3-phenylpropionate-dihydrodiol/cinnamic acid-dihydrodiol dehydrogenase, whose protein sequence is MPFQSTTWFITGAARGIGAHTVQAALAAGHNVVATSRSRHSIATTHDRLLALDLDVTVEAQAHAAVQAAVARFGRIDVLVNNAGYGQLGLFEESTAADAQAQFDTNVFGLFHVTRAVLPVMRQQRAGRVLNLSSIAGMRGRTGTALYSASKFAVEGFSEALAQEVAAFGIFVTIVQPGAFRTDFLDGQSMRTGSQPLAAPSADYAAQSAQVAQGFGARNHQQPGDPARLAAVLLQLAAHPQPPLRFAAGSDAVEIIGAKIEALRGELEAWRGVSVDTDGKF, encoded by the coding sequence ATGCCTTTCCAATCCACCACCTGGTTCATTACCGGTGCCGCACGCGGCATCGGCGCACACACCGTGCAGGCCGCCCTGGCCGCAGGCCACAACGTGGTCGCCACCTCCCGTAGCCGCCACAGCATCGCCACCACCCACGACCGCTTGCTGGCACTGGACCTGGACGTGACCGTTGAAGCCCAGGCGCACGCCGCCGTGCAGGCCGCCGTGGCGCGCTTTGGCCGCATCGACGTGCTGGTCAACAACGCGGGCTACGGCCAGCTGGGCCTGTTCGAAGAAAGCACGGCGGCGGATGCGCAGGCGCAGTTCGACACCAATGTGTTCGGCCTGTTCCACGTCACGCGTGCGGTGCTGCCGGTGATGCGCCAGCAGCGCGCAGGCCGGGTGCTGAACCTCTCGTCCATCGCCGGCATGCGGGGCCGCACCGGCACCGCCCTGTACAGCGCCAGCAAGTTCGCGGTGGAGGGCTTCTCCGAGGCCCTGGCGCAGGAGGTGGCGGCCTTCGGCATCTTTGTCACCATCGTGCAGCCCGGCGCATTCCGCACCGACTTTCTGGACGGCCAGTCGATGCGCACCGGCAGCCAGCCCCTGGCCGCCCCCTCTGCTGATTACGCCGCGCAATCCGCCCAGGTGGCCCAAGGCTTCGGTGCCCGCAACCACCAGCAGCCCGGCGACCCGGCGCGGCTGGCCGCCGTGCTGCTGCAACTGGCCGCCCACCCCCAGCCACCGCTACGGTTTGCGGCGGGGAGCGATGCGGTGGAGATCATTGGGGCGAAGATTGAGGCGCTGCGGGGGGAGCTGGAGGCTTGGCGGGGGGTGTCGGTGGACACGGATGGGAAGTTTTAA
- the metH_1 gene encoding methionine synthase encodes MKTPTYTRAQQLPAILAQRIAILDGAMGTMIQRFKLTEEQYRGERFKNFHKDVKGNNELLSLTRPDVIRDIHEGYLAAGADLIETNTFGATTVAQADYDMADLAIEMNFESARIARAACDKYSTPDKPRFVAGALGPTPKTASISPDVNDPGARNVTFEELRAAYYDQTKALVEGGSDVILVETIFDTLNAKAALFAVDEYFADSGQRLPLIISGTVTDASGRILSGQTVTAFWHSVRHAQPLAVGLNCALGAALMRPYIQELHRVAPDTFISCYPNAGLPNPMSDTGFDETPDVTSALVREFAAEGLVNIVGGCCGTTPEHIAAIHDAVTPLPGRVLRSYFYKEAA; translated from the coding sequence ATGAAAACGCCTACCTACACCCGCGCCCAGCAACTCCCCGCCATCCTGGCGCAACGCATCGCCATCCTCGACGGCGCGATGGGCACCATGATCCAGCGCTTCAAGCTGACGGAAGAACAGTATCGTGGCGAGCGCTTCAAGAACTTCCACAAGGACGTGAAGGGCAACAACGAGCTGCTCAGCCTGACGCGCCCGGACGTGATCCGCGACATCCACGAAGGCTACCTGGCCGCCGGGGCCGACCTGATCGAGACCAACACCTTTGGCGCGACCACCGTGGCGCAGGCCGACTACGACATGGCCGACCTGGCCATCGAGATGAATTTCGAGTCCGCGCGCATCGCCCGCGCCGCTTGCGACAAGTACAGCACGCCCGACAAGCCGCGCTTCGTGGCGGGCGCGCTGGGCCCCACGCCCAAAACCGCCAGCATCAGCCCCGACGTGAACGACCCCGGCGCGCGCAACGTGACCTTTGAAGAACTGCGCGCCGCCTACTACGACCAGACCAAGGCGCTGGTCGAGGGCGGCAGCGACGTGATTTTGGTGGAAACGATCTTTGACACACTCAACGCCAAGGCCGCGCTGTTTGCGGTGGACGAATACTTTGCCGACTCGGGCCAGCGCCTGCCGCTGATCATCAGCGGCACCGTCACCGATGCCTCGGGCCGCATCCTCAGCGGCCAGACCGTCACCGCGTTCTGGCACAGCGTGCGCCACGCCCAGCCGCTGGCCGTCGGCCTGAACTGCGCCCTGGGCGCGGCGCTGATGCGCCCCTACATCCAGGAGCTGCACCGCGTGGCCCCGGACACCTTCATCAGCTGCTACCCCAACGCGGGCCTGCCCAACCCCATGAGCGACACCGGTTTCGACGAAACCCCGGATGTCACCTCGGCCCTGGTGCGCGAGTTCGCCGCCGAGGGACTGGTCAACATCGTCGGCGGCTGCTGCGGCACCACGCCAGAGCACATCGCCGCCATCCACGACGCGGTGACACCGCTGCCGGGCCGCGTGCTGCGTTCGTATTTCTACAAAGAGGCTGCCTGA
- the rhaS_5 gene encoding HTH-type transcriptional activator RhaS, which yields MTQAAEKLASHSSRVCDATGQPVLVCPPGWRGPDLERFVIPSAAECGPQSTKVPTLFVSRSGTGRRWYRSGHRVLELVTGPLIDVYSARYERDHARWEGSSGETICVRLPHILTQRLLHDEADRFDLQTLYGASDPRLAQLVHTLADEVQDGLPNGDLYAEGLCLALVGWLSRHYAAAKPMACKVVGLPAGKQQRVRDLIEARLDERLHIEDLADSVGLSAFHFARQFKATFGESPHRYLLRRRVETAVAALRSDRDRSIADIALACGFASQAHLTDAMRRGTGLTPAKARMS from the coding sequence TTGACCCAAGCAGCCGAAAAATTAGCCTCCCACAGCTCCCGCGTGTGCGACGCCACCGGCCAGCCCGTACTGGTCTGCCCGCCCGGTTGGCGCGGCCCGGATCTGGAGCGCTTCGTGATCCCGAGCGCAGCCGAATGCGGCCCGCAATCGACCAAGGTGCCAACCCTGTTTGTCTCCCGCTCGGGCACCGGCCGCCGCTGGTACCGCAGCGGCCACCGTGTACTCGAGCTGGTGACCGGGCCGCTGATCGACGTCTACAGCGCCCGCTACGAACGCGACCACGCGCGCTGGGAGGGCTCGTCGGGCGAGACGATCTGCGTGCGATTGCCGCATATCTTGACGCAACGCCTGCTGCACGATGAGGCCGACCGCTTCGATCTGCAAACGCTGTATGGCGCATCCGATCCACGCCTGGCGCAGCTGGTACACACACTGGCAGACGAGGTGCAGGACGGCCTGCCCAACGGCGACCTGTATGCCGAAGGTTTGTGCCTCGCCCTGGTCGGCTGGCTGTCCCGCCACTACGCTGCGGCCAAGCCAATGGCCTGCAAGGTGGTGGGGCTCCCGGCCGGGAAGCAGCAGCGCGTGCGCGACCTGATCGAGGCCCGCCTGGACGAGCGGCTGCACATCGAGGACCTGGCTGACAGCGTGGGCCTCAGCGCATTCCATTTCGCCCGCCAATTCAAAGCGACGTTTGGCGAATCGCCGCACCGCTACCTGCTCCGGCGCCGGGTCGAGACGGCCGTGGCCGCGCTGCGTAGCGACCGCGACCGGTCCATTGCCGACATCGCGCTGGCCTGCGGCTTTGCGAGCCAGGCGCACCTCACGGATGCCATGCGCCGTGGCACCGGGCTGACACCAGCCAAGGCGCGGATGTCCTGA
- the metH_2 gene encoding methionine synthase: MSESVVSPVPPMLLSGLEPVLIGQGTLFVNIGERTNVTGSKAFARMILNGEFDQALSVARQQVENGAQVIDINMDEAMLDSKAAMVRFLNLIASEPDIARVPIMVDSSKWEVIEAGLRCIQGKPIVNSISMKEGVDAFKHHAKLVRRYGAAAVVMAFDEQGQADTYARKIEICERAYRILVDEVGFPPEDIIFDPNIFAVATGIEEHNNYAVDFIEATRWIKHNLPGAKVSGGVSNVSFSFRGNDPVREAIHTVFLYHAIQAGMDMGIVNAGMVGVYDDLEPVLRERVEDVVLNRRPDAGERLVEIAETAKSGAKDESKRLDWRGTAEHFVTVEQRLSHAMVHGITDFIVPDTEEAYQAILAKGGRPLHVIEGPLMAGMNIVGDLFGQGKMFLPQVVKSARVMKSAVAHLIPYIEEEKRLDEAAGRDVRTKGKIIIATVKGDVHDIGKNIVTVVLQCNNFEVINMGVMVPCHEILARAKVEGADIVGLSGLITPSLEEMQYVAGEMQKDDHFRIKKIPLMIGGATTSRVHTAVKIAHHYDGPVVYVPDASRSVGVAQSLLGDGAGAFIEELNADYDKVRHQHANKKQTPLWPLAKCRANKAVVDWAAYTPKVPRFIGRRVFKNFDLTELARYIDWGPFFQTWDLAGPYPAILTDEVVGIEATRVHKDAQAMLKRVVEGRWLTANGVIALYPANTVNDDDIVFYTDASRSEVAMTWHGLRQQTEKQAIDGVMRPSRCLADFMAPKSSGVADYAGMFAVTAGLGAEKKEAQFMAELDDYSSIMFKAIADRLAEAFAECLHHRVRTDLWGYAPQESLSIEEMIAEKYTGIRPAPGYPACPDHSAKQDMFALLQCAEIGMELTESLAMLPAASVSGFYLGHPDSAYFNVGKIGEDQLKDLAQRRGVAEADLQRLLAPNL, translated from the coding sequence ATGTCCGAATCTGTCGTAAGCCCCGTCCCCCCCATGCTGTTGTCTGGCCTGGAGCCCGTGCTCATTGGCCAAGGCACGCTGTTTGTCAATATCGGCGAGCGCACCAACGTCACCGGCTCCAAGGCCTTCGCCCGGATGATCCTGAACGGCGAGTTCGACCAGGCCCTGTCGGTCGCCCGCCAGCAGGTGGAAAACGGCGCGCAGGTGATCGACATCAACATGGACGAGGCCATGCTCGACAGCAAGGCCGCCATGGTGCGCTTTCTGAACCTGATCGCCAGCGAGCCCGACATCGCCCGCGTGCCCATCATGGTGGACAGCTCCAAGTGGGAGGTGATCGAGGCCGGGCTGCGCTGCATCCAGGGCAAGCCCATCGTCAACTCCATCAGCATGAAAGAGGGCGTCGATGCCTTCAAGCACCATGCGAAGCTGGTGCGGCGCTACGGCGCGGCGGCGGTGGTGATGGCGTTTGACGAGCAGGGCCAGGCCGACACCTATGCCCGCAAGATCGAGATTTGCGAGCGCGCCTACCGCATCCTGGTCGACGAGGTGGGCTTTCCCCCCGAAGACATCATCTTTGACCCCAACATCTTCGCTGTAGCCACCGGCATCGAGGAGCACAACAACTACGCGGTGGACTTCATCGAAGCCACGCGCTGGATCAAGCACAACCTGCCGGGGGCCAAGGTGTCGGGCGGGGTGAGCAATGTGAGTTTCAGCTTCCGCGGCAACGACCCGGTGCGCGAGGCCATCCACACCGTGTTCCTGTACCACGCCATCCAGGCGGGCATGGACATGGGCATCGTCAACGCGGGCATGGTGGGGGTGTACGACGACCTGGAGCCGGTGCTGCGCGAGCGCGTGGAAGACGTGGTGCTGAACCGCCGCCCCGATGCGGGCGAGCGCCTGGTGGAGATTGCCGAAACCGCCAAGAGCGGTGCCAAGGACGAAAGCAAGCGCCTGGACTGGCGTGGTACCGCCGAGCATTTTGTGACGGTGGAGCAGCGCCTGAGCCACGCCATGGTGCACGGCATCACCGACTTCATCGTGCCGGATACCGAAGAGGCCTACCAGGCCATTTTGGCCAAGGGTGGCCGCCCGCTGCACGTGATCGAAGGCCCGCTGATGGCCGGCATGAACATCGTGGGCGACCTGTTTGGCCAGGGCAAGATGTTCCTGCCCCAGGTGGTCAAGTCCGCGCGGGTAATGAAGTCTGCCGTGGCGCATTTGATTCCCTACATCGAAGAAGAAAAGCGCCTGGACGAAGCCGCGGGCCGCGATGTGCGCACCAAGGGCAAGATCATCATCGCCACCGTCAAGGGCGACGTGCACGATATCGGCAAGAACATCGTCACCGTGGTCTTGCAGTGCAACAACTTCGAGGTCATCAACATGGGCGTGATGGTGCCCTGCCACGAAATCCTGGCCCGCGCCAAGGTGGAAGGGGCCGACATCGTGGGCCTGAGCGGCCTGATCACCCCCAGCCTGGAAGAAATGCAGTACGTGGCGGGCGAGATGCAAAAGGACGACCACTTCCGCATCAAGAAAATTCCGCTGATGATTGGCGGTGCCACCACCAGCCGCGTGCACACCGCCGTCAAGATCGCCCACCACTACGACGGCCCGGTGGTGTATGTGCCCGATGCCTCACGCAGTGTGGGCGTGGCGCAAAGCCTGCTGGGCGACGGCGCGGGGGCCTTCATTGAAGAGCTCAACGCCGACTACGACAAGGTGCGCCACCAGCACGCCAACAAGAAGCAAACCCCGCTGTGGCCGCTGGCCAAATGCCGCGCCAACAAGGCTGTGGTGGACTGGGCGGCCTACACCCCCAAGGTGCCCCGGTTCATCGGTCGGCGCGTGTTCAAGAACTTCGACCTGACCGAGCTGGCCCGCTACATCGACTGGGGCCCGTTTTTCCAGACCTGGGACCTGGCCGGGCCCTACCCCGCCATCCTGACCGACGAAGTGGTCGGCATAGAAGCCACCCGGGTGCACAAGGACGCGCAGGCCATGCTGAAACGCGTGGTCGAGGGCCGCTGGCTCACCGCCAACGGCGTGATCGCCCTGTATCCGGCCAATACGGTGAATGACGACGACATTGTCTTCTACACCGACGCATCGCGCAGCGAAGTCGCCATGACCTGGCACGGCCTGCGCCAGCAGACCGAGAAGCAGGCCATCGATGGGGTCATGCGCCCCAGCCGCTGCCTGGCCGACTTCATGGCGCCCAAAAGCAGTGGCGTGGCCGACTACGCAGGCATGTTCGCTGTGACCGCCGGGCTGGGTGCCGAAAAGAAGGAAGCGCAGTTCATGGCCGAGCTGGACGACTACTCTAGCATCATGTTCAAGGCCATCGCCGACCGCCTGGCCGAGGCCTTTGCCGAATGCCTGCACCACCGCGTGCGCACCGACCTGTGGGGCTACGCGCCGCAGGAGTCGCTGAGCATCGAAGAGATGATTGCCGAGAAATACACCGGCATCCGCCCCGCGCCCGGCTACCCGGCCTGCCCGGACCACAGCGCCAAGCAGGACATGTTTGCCTTGCTGCAATGCGCTGAGATCGGCATGGAACTCACCGAGAGCCTGGCCATGCTGCCAGCCGCCAGCGTGAGCGGCTTCTATTTGGGGCATCCGGACAGCGCGTACTTCAACGTCGGCAAGATTGGCGAAGACCAGCTGAAAGACCTGGCCCAGCGCCGTGGCGTGGCCGAGGCCGATCTGCAGCGCCTGCTGGCGCCGAATCTCTGA